GGCACGTCCCCCAGAAAGAGGATCGCCAGGATGGCGGCGAACATTCCCTTGGTGTTGACGATGGGGCTGGCCACCGAGAGCGGCGCGCGCGAGAAGGAACGGAAGGCGAACATCACGCCCGAGATGGCGGAGACGCCCACCAGCATGCTCATCAGCCACCAGTAGCCGAAGGGCTCGCCCGCGGGCTGCATCCAGAACTCGAGCGCGCCGGGCGCGACGAGCCAGACAATGAGGCCGATGAGCCCCAGGAAGACCGCGCCCACGAGCTGCATCCCCACCGTCACGGCGAGCGGGTCGACGTCCTCGACGCTGCGTTTTGCGGTGAAGTCGGTCAGCCCCCAGAACAGGGCGGTCAGCAGACCGAAACCGAAGCCGGTGAACTCGGGCATGGGTGACTCTCTACCCCGGCGCAAAAGGCCGGTGGTGGGGAGGGGTCATAGCGCGGGAAAATGTCACGGGGAAATGGGGCGGCCACATCAATCCCGTGGACGTGGACGTCCACGACAAACGTCCACGTAAACGATCTCCCCCCCCTATCCCAGAAACTTCGCCGGGTCCTGCATGATGTCTTTAAAGGTCTTGCCCAGCCGGCCGCCCTGGAATCCGTCGATCACGCGGTGATCGAATGTCGCGGCGATGCGCATGGTGGGGACGATGACAACTTCCTTGCCGCGCACCCCGGGCTTGTCCTCGACCGCGCCGACGGCCAGAAGCGCCGGCACGCGGGTAAACGTGAGCAGCGGCGGGAAGGCCTCGGTAATGCCCAGCGATCCGACGCTGGTCACAATGGCGCTGCCGAAGGGATCGTTGGGAATGCCGAGCGCCGAGAGATCGAGGTTGAAGTCGTATTGCAGCCGCGCCACGCCGCGCAGCAGCGGACCCAGCACAAAGGGCGGGAGGTTCTCGAAGAGCTGCTTGGTGCGCTCAAGGAGCGGGTCCTCGTGCTTTCGCACCTTGCGCGCGCCCTCGCGGGTTTCTCTGGCGATATCGACCATCGATTTCTTATCGGCGTTGCGAATGAGCGCCTCGGAAAGATCGGCTTCCTGATCGTGGCCGTCGTGCTCGGGCGCGACTGCCACCAGCACGGAGATGTCGACGGCGTCGCGCTGAAAAACGCGGCCGCGGCGGATGATGCAGTTGCACTCGGGGTGCCGGGCCAGGGTATCGGCGATGGCCTTGGTGACAAGGTGCGTGACCGTGAGGTGCTCGCCCGTGCGCTTGGACTCTTTGGCAAGGAACTTGAGCGCCTTGCTCATGTCCAGGTCGATGGTCCCGTAGATGGTCGGATCATCGGGCGGCGACCAGGCCACAGCCGCCATCCGCCGCCAGCTCGAAAGATTCTTTACAAACCTGCCGGAGATATTCTTTGCCATGGGAGCCCGCCTCACTTCCTTGGGTACCCCAAGCGTACCGCGCCGGGCCGGGCGGGCGCAACGAGCCCCTAAAACGCCGTTTGCCCGAACTTGACCCGGCGCGTCACCGGGTTAGGATGAATCACCCCAGGCTGCGTCTGCGGCCGACGGGGACTTGCCTCGCCCGGCGCGCGGCGGAGGAACACGGCCATTCTCACCGAAGAAACTGCACGAAAACTCGACCAGGAACTGCTGCGCCTCCAGCACATGGAGACGCACCTGATCCGTTCCATCTGTCACCACCCCCACGCGCTGCCGCCCAGGGCGGAGCACCAGCTTCGCTACGCGCTCAACTTCGCCCGGCTGACGAGCTTCGAGCCCGGCGCCGCCGAAAAGGGCGGACGCACCGGTCGCGGCGATGTCGAGGTGATCGAGGAACCGCTCCTTCATTTCCGCGGGCAGGTCATGCAGATGCTCGGCGAAACGCTGCGACCGGGACTTCTGCCGGAGCGCCGCGTGCGCGAGGCGGCCCGCGCGCTGCCGCGCCTGATGCCGCTTCTCAAGGAAGCGCGCGAGAGCGTGCTGCAGCATCACGCCAATGATTTTACCGAGCGCGAGCTCGATGCCGAGGTGGGCAAGAAGACGCTCGTGAGCGTGGCCGGTGGCGGCGGCGGCGCGGGCTATGTCTACATCGGCGCGTGGGAAGTGCTCGAGGCCGCGGGCTTTATCCCCGGCTACATCATCGGCGCTTCCATCGGCTCGGTGATCGGACTCTTTCGCGCCAGGAAGCGCATCGGCGACTACGAGGCCGACATCCGGCTGGCCAAGGGCATCCGCCCCGAGAACGTCTTCCGCGTGGTGAGCACGCGCACGCGCTACGGGCTCCCCGGGCTCATGCGCCTGTTCCTGCACGCGGCGATCGACGAGCGCTTCCGCCGCGAGGACGGCAGCCTGCTGCGCCTTCCCGACCTGGAGATCCCCTACGAAGCCGTGGTTGCCGGCGTGACCAAGGGCGCCATGCCCAACACGCCCGACGAATACGCGCGCGAGCATCACCTCATCCTCACGCGGCGCCCCGGTCGCCTGAAAATGACCCGCCTGATCGGCGAGCAGCTCGTGCGCATGGTGGCCTTCTTCAACCCCATGCTGGTCAAGGAAATCGTGGTGGGCGGCGACGAGATGACGAGCGCTTTCGACGCCGTCGATGCCGCCGGGTTCTCGGCCGCCATTCCGGGGATTCTCCACTACGACGTGGCCCGCAATGACCCGCACATGGAGGGCATCCTCGACGCGCTCTTTGCCCGCGAGGAGCTCGCCTGCCTCGTCGACGGCGGCGTGGCCAACAATGTGCCCGCACGCACCGCGTGGCGGCAGGTGCAGGCCGGCAAGATCGGCACGCGCAACGCCTACTATCTTGGATTCGATTGCTTCCACCCCCAGTGGAGCAGCGGCCATGTGTGGCTGCAGGGAATCACCCGCATCGTGCAGATGCAGGTGGCTCTGAACAGCCCCTACGCCCACCACATCGTAAAGTTCAACCCGACCCTCTCGCCGGTGAATCTCGTGCCGCCCCCCCGCAAGATGGACGCGGCCGTGAGCTGGGGCCGCGAGAAGATGAGCCACGGCATTCCGGCGATGAAGAAGTTTTTTGAACGGATTGAATGGGTGGAGTAGCGGGTTTTCAGAGTGACCACGGCGCTTGGCCGGCATTTACCAAAGCCCATGACCCGACAAATCCTGTTTTTCCTCAACGTGCACGTTGAGAAGTGTCGGTTTTCAGATGGATATCCAGACAAGTCCCCCGCTTGCTCCCGCCCCCCGCACCCGATAGACTTCTGTTCTCTGTCATGGTGTGGGCGCGCCGCTTCGATGGAGCCTCCGGGCGCGCGATGAAATTTTCCCTCAAGTTGTCGGCCTTGTGCGCAGCCCTGCTGCTG
The Chrysiogenia bacterium genome window above contains:
- a CDS encoding 2-oxo acid dehydrogenase subunit E2, whose product is MAKNISGRFVKNLSSWRRMAAVAWSPPDDPTIYGTIDLDMSKALKFLAKESKRTGEHLTVTHLVTKAIADTLARHPECNCIIRRGRVFQRDAVDISVLVAVAPEHDGHDQEADLSEALIRNADKKSMVDIARETREGARKVRKHEDPLLERTKQLFENLPPFVLGPLLRGVARLQYDFNLDLSALGIPNDPFGSAIVTSVGSLGITEAFPPLLTFTRVPALLAVGAVEDKPGVRGKEVVIVPTMRIAATFDHRVIDGFQGGRLGKTFKDIMQDPAKFLG
- a CDS encoding patatin-like phospholipase family protein translates to METHLIRSICHHPHALPPRAEHQLRYALNFARLTSFEPGAAEKGGRTGRGDVEVIEEPLLHFRGQVMQMLGETLRPGLLPERRVREAARALPRLMPLLKEARESVLQHHANDFTERELDAEVGKKTLVSVAGGGGGAGYVYIGAWEVLEAAGFIPGYIIGASIGSVIGLFRARKRIGDYEADIRLAKGIRPENVFRVVSTRTRYGLPGLMRLFLHAAIDERFRREDGSLLRLPDLEIPYEAVVAGVTKGAMPNTPDEYAREHHLILTRRPGRLKMTRLIGEQLVRMVAFFNPMLVKEIVVGGDEMTSAFDAVDAAGFSAAIPGILHYDVARNDPHMEGILDALFAREELACLVDGGVANNVPARTAWRQVQAGKIGTRNAYYLGFDCFHPQWSSGHVWLQGITRIVQMQVALNSPYAHHIVKFNPTLSPVNLVPPPRKMDAAVSWGREKMSHGIPAMKKFFERIEWVE